In one Corallococcus sp. EGB genomic region, the following are encoded:
- a CDS encoding NUDIX hydrolase, which translates to MPEYRNPKPTVDCIIELSGERIVLIRRANPPVGWALPGGFVDEGEPLDKAAIREAKEETGLDVELTEQFFTYSDPKRDPRQHTLSTVFIAKATGEPVGADDAAEAKTFSVDALPKDLCFDHGTILSDYLTYKRTGKRRKL; encoded by the coding sequence ATGCCTGAATACCGCAACCCCAAACCCACCGTGGACTGCATCATCGAGTTGTCCGGAGAGCGCATCGTGCTCATCCGCCGCGCGAACCCGCCCGTGGGCTGGGCGCTGCCGGGCGGCTTCGTGGACGAGGGCGAGCCCCTGGACAAGGCGGCCATCCGCGAGGCCAAGGAGGAGACGGGGCTGGACGTCGAGCTGACGGAGCAGTTCTTCACCTACTCGGATCCGAAGCGGGATCCGCGCCAGCACACCCTGTCGACGGTGTTCATCGCGAAGGCGACGGGCGAGCCGGTCGGCGCGGACGACGCGGCGGAGGCGAAGACGTTCTCCGTGGACGCGCTGCCCAAGGACCTGTGCTTCGACCACGGGACCATCCTGTCCGACTACCTGACGTACAAGCGCACGGGGAAGCGCCGCAAGCTGTAG
- the acs gene encoding acetate--CoA ligase, with protein sequence MSAPQGIDSLLTESRVFPPSEDFSRRAHIRSMQDYQRLWDEAAKDPDTYWGARAREELYWKEPFQTVLDWKPPHARWFVEGKTNLAYNCLDRHLPKLKDKPAILFEGEPGDRRVLTYGELSRQVNRLANGLKSLGVKKGDRVGIYLPMVPEAAVAMLACARLGAVHSVVFGGFSAEALQDRMKDAGAKVLLTADGGWRKGAVVPLMNNVEAALPNAPSIEKVVVLTRTGDGRLPEGPKFVAWDALVKGQSDVCEPEWVESEHPLFILYTSGSTGKPKGVLHTTAGYAVNASLTTRWVFDLRDDDVYWCTADVGWVTGHTYVVYGPLMNGVSTIIYEGAPTQPGPDRFWDIIERYKATILYTAPTAIRAFMRLGDAPVKKHDLSSLRLLGSVGEPINPEAWMWYRDVIGGGRCPVVDTWWQTETGSIMISPLPGATPTKPGSATFPLPGIHAEILDRDGKRVAKGQGGLLFVTRPWPSMLRTVYGDPERYVSTYFSELPGMYFTGDGARTDKDGYVWLLGRVDDVVNVAGHRLGTAEVESALVAHPKVSEAAVVGRPDDLKGTALVAFVTLKQGNAPSDALKKELATHVGKEIGAIARPDVIRFAEGLPKTRSGKIMRRLLRDVAADKQSTQDTSTLEDLNVLAALRQGDE encoded by the coding sequence ATGTCCGCCCCGCAGGGAATCGACTCGCTCCTGACCGAGTCCCGCGTCTTCCCCCCGTCCGAGGACTTCTCCCGGCGGGCCCACATCCGCAGCATGCAGGACTACCAGCGGCTGTGGGACGAAGCCGCGAAGGATCCGGACACGTACTGGGGCGCCCGCGCCCGCGAGGAGCTCTACTGGAAGGAGCCCTTCCAGACGGTGCTGGACTGGAAGCCGCCCCACGCGCGCTGGTTCGTCGAGGGGAAGACCAACCTCGCCTACAACTGCCTGGACCGGCACCTGCCGAAGTTGAAGGACAAGCCCGCCATCCTCTTCGAGGGCGAGCCGGGCGACCGCCGCGTCCTCACCTATGGCGAGCTGTCCCGGCAGGTGAACCGGCTGGCCAACGGCCTCAAGTCGCTGGGTGTGAAGAAGGGTGACCGCGTGGGCATCTACCTGCCCATGGTGCCGGAGGCCGCCGTCGCGATGCTGGCGTGCGCGCGGCTGGGCGCGGTGCACTCGGTGGTGTTCGGCGGCTTCTCCGCGGAGGCGCTCCAGGACCGCATGAAGGACGCGGGCGCGAAGGTGCTGCTCACCGCGGACGGCGGCTGGCGCAAGGGCGCGGTGGTGCCGCTGATGAATAACGTGGAGGCCGCGCTCCCGAACGCCCCCAGCATCGAGAAGGTCGTCGTCCTCACCCGCACCGGCGACGGCCGGCTGCCCGAAGGCCCGAAGTTCGTGGCGTGGGACGCGCTGGTGAAGGGCCAGTCCGACGTCTGCGAGCCGGAGTGGGTGGAGAGCGAGCACCCGCTGTTCATCCTCTACACGTCCGGCTCCACCGGGAAGCCCAAGGGCGTGCTGCACACCACGGCCGGCTACGCGGTGAACGCGTCGCTCACCACGCGCTGGGTGTTCGACCTGCGCGACGACGACGTCTACTGGTGCACCGCGGACGTGGGCTGGGTGACGGGCCACACCTACGTCGTCTACGGCCCGCTGATGAACGGCGTCAGCACCATCATCTACGAGGGCGCGCCCACGCAGCCGGGGCCGGACCGCTTCTGGGACATCATCGAGCGCTACAAGGCCACCATCCTCTACACCGCGCCCACCGCCATCCGCGCCTTCATGCGCCTGGGCGATGCGCCGGTGAAGAAGCACGACCTGTCCTCGCTGCGGCTGTTGGGCAGCGTGGGCGAGCCCATCAACCCCGAGGCGTGGATGTGGTACCGCGACGTCATCGGCGGTGGGCGGTGCCCCGTCGTGGACACGTGGTGGCAGACGGAGACGGGCAGCATCATGATCTCCCCGCTGCCCGGCGCCACGCCCACCAAGCCCGGCTCGGCCACCTTCCCGCTGCCCGGCATCCACGCGGAGATCCTGGACCGCGACGGCAAGCGCGTGGCGAAGGGGCAGGGCGGGCTGCTCTTCGTGACCCGGCCCTGGCCGTCCATGCTGCGCACCGTGTACGGGGATCCGGAGCGCTACGTGAGCACGTACTTCAGCGAGCTGCCCGGCATGTACTTCACCGGTGACGGCGCCCGCACGGACAAGGACGGCTACGTGTGGCTGCTGGGGCGCGTGGACGACGTGGTGAACGTGGCGGGCCACCGCCTGGGCACCGCGGAGGTGGAGAGCGCGCTCGTGGCGCACCCGAAGGTCTCCGAGGCCGCCGTGGTGGGCCGCCCGGATGACCTGAAGGGCACGGCGCTCGTGGCGTTCGTGACGCTCAAGCAGGGCAACGCTCCCTCGGACGCGCTCAAGAAGGAGCTGGCCACGCACGTGGGCAAGGAGATTGGCGCCATCGCGCGGCCGGATGTGATCCGCTTCGCGGAAGGGCTGCCCAAGACGCGCTCCGGGAAGATCATGCGCCGGCTCCTGCGCGACGTGGCCGCGGACAAGCAGTCCACGCAGGACACCTCCACCCTGGAGGACCTCAACGTGCTGGCGGCGCTGCGCCAGGGCGACGAGTAG